DNA from Candidatus Hydrogenedentota bacterium:
CGGGCGGCGGACGACGCCAGATAAAGGGCGCTTCTTTTTCAAAGCGCAGCTGACCGCGCACCGGCTCGAGATCTGCCCAGTAGAAGGGCAGTGACGCAAAATTGAAGATGTCGGTAAAGGCGTTTTCATAGCGTTGGTTCAGTTCGGGAGTGGCGAGCTGTCCCAACACAAAGAGATTCGCGCCAAACAAAAAATCGTGGGTCTGTTGTTTGGCGGTAATGGTGACTTCGGACAGGGGCGCGCCGTCTTTGTCCACAACGGAAATTACGGCGTCGCCTTTGCGGTGTGCTTCAATACCGGCGTCAATCTTCGCTTGTATTTCCGGAACAGCCCAGACCTCCTCGAAAGCTTCGCTGAATTCGGCTTGCGCAGAAGCTGCGCAGATCCAGCACAGAATCAACAACAAGGAAATGGGGTAACGCATCTTTTTGTCCTCCATGATCGGTTTTTTTCATGCAGCAGCACAGTGACCCTTCAAAGGGTATCGTACCATGGGAGGACATTCCAAATTTAGGATGCCCGTATACCTGTAGCTTAGCGGCGTGGGAGCAAGCTTCTGCCCCGTCGGCGTCGCGATACGGTGGGGCTCTGCGTTTCTTCTTGGGGTCTGAAGAGCGTCAGTATTTTG
Protein-coding regions in this window:
- a CDS encoding glycoside hydrolase family 10; its protein translation is MRYPISLLLILCWICAASAQAEFSEAFEEVWAVPEIQAKIDAGIEAHRKGDAVISVVDKDGAPLSEVTITAKQQTHDFLFGANLFVLGQLATPELNQRYENAFTDIFNFASLPFYWADLEPVRGQLRFEKEAPFIWRRPPPDVLLAWCKAHNITAKGHPLLWHAINPDWSPTEAEALRSAYTKRFEEIAQRYGQDIL